A genomic region of Neisseria cinerea contains the following coding sequences:
- a CDS encoding DUF3418 domain-containing protein → MQNMKNQVRGSGMDARPNPANVSDGLQNSSGHIGTNTRYRLTKLGEQMARLPIDPKIARILLAAKKHDCIAEILVIASALSIQDPRERPLEARDAAAKAHERFTDKQSDFLAYLNIWDSFQRERDKGLSNKQLVQWCRQYFLSHLRMREWRELHHQLAQTAIEMGLTTKEVAFRRPPEAKQLTSSENQGDQDLSAKLKQKQLDKKQHRAQIRAAKEAGYEQIHRALLTGLIANVGMKSPDGNDYTGARGSRFHLFPASALFKAKPKWVMAAELVETTRLYARDAAVIQPEWIEQEAPHLVRYHYFEPHWEQKRGEVVASERVTLYGLTVLPRRPVSYGKVAPEEAREIFIRGALVAQESNLQTAFFAHNKKLIKEITELEHKSRKQDVLVDDEALFAFYNERLPELVWKDAKGGVWGSEEGGQTQSDKTVGQNGQANQRNAESVAQATHADSKDASNRVREPSSHTRQNVSDDPKPNKQPASQKGRLKPLPLADIRTFEAWLKTAERDNPRLLFLSRNDLMQHAAAHITEEQFPKFWQTADGKFKLSYRFEPHHPLDGVTMTVPLTVLNRLHAPSLEWLVPGMLREKIQLLIKALPKQIRRICVPVPDFITKFLESNPDCQAAIIPQLAHFIAKSAGDMRILEQIDQDAWAAQELPEHCYLNLRIIDDGGQELAGGRKLHELQQQLGQAAAVTFRDNTQEFERDNVTAWDIGTLPESIKFARGKQQLTGYLGLQKEKDGRIALRLFDTTEAAEQAHRQGVIELMKLQLKEQVKDLNKGIQGFTQAAMLLKHINADTLRDDLTQAVCDRAFIGEDELPRNEKAFKEQIKRARSRLPAVKEALSRYLQETAAAYAELNGKLGKHPLTHLLRLRLQTLLAPGFATHTPWAQWPRLPIYLKAMTLRLEKYSSNPARDAAREADIQELEQMWQEKTDGLVKQGQPVSDDLAAFKWMIEELRVSLFAQELKTPYPVSVKRLGKEWEKIP, encoded by the coding sequence ATGCAAAATATGAAAAACCAAGTACGCGGATCAGGCATGGATGCCCGACCCAACCCAGCCAATGTTTCAGACGGCCTGCAAAACAGTTCGGGCCATATCGGTACCAACACGCGCTACCGCCTGACCAAACTCGGCGAACAAATGGCGCGCCTGCCCATCGACCCGAAAATCGCGCGCATTTTGTTGGCGGCGAAGAAGCACGACTGCATAGCGGAAATATTGGTAATCGCGTCCGCACTGTCGATTCAAGACCCGCGCGAGCGGCCGCTGGAGGCACGCGATGCCGCGGCCAAGGCGCACGAGCGTTTTACCGATAAGCAATCCGACTTTCTTGCCTATCTGAATATTTGGGACAGCTTTCAGCGCGAGCGCGACAAAGGTTTGTCCAACAAGCAGCTGGTGCAGTGGTGTCGTCAATATTTCCTGTCACACCTGCGGATGCGTGAGTGGCGCGAGCTGCACCACCAGCTTGCCCAAACCGCGATTGAAATGGGTTTGACCACCAAGGAAGTCGCTTTCAGACGACCTCCCGAAGCCAAGCAACTGACGTCGTCTGAAAACCAAGGCGACCAAGACTTATCCGCCAAACTCAAACAAAAACAACTGGATAAAAAGCAACACCGCGCCCAAATCCGTGCCGCCAAAGAAGCCGGCTACGAACAAATCCACCGCGCCCTACTGACTGGCCTTATTGCCAACGTCGGCATGAAATCGCCCGATGGCAACGACTACACCGGCGCGCGCGGCAGCCGCTTCCACCTTTTCCCCGCCTCAGCCCTGTTCAAAGCCAAACCCAAATGGGTGATGGCGGCAGAATTGGTTGAAACCACACGCCTTTACGCACGCGACGCCGCCGTTATCCAGCCTGAATGGATAGAGCAGGAAGCGCCGCACCTCGTCCGCTATCATTATTTCGAGCCGCACTGGGAGCAAAAACGCGGCGAAGTCGTCGCCAGCGAACGCGTGACGCTTTACGGCCTGACCGTATTGCCGCGCCGCCCCGTGTCTTACGGCAAAGTTGCGCCCGAAGAAGCGCGCGAAATCTTTATCCGCGGCGCATTGGTGGCGCAGGAAAGTAATCTTCAAACGGCCTTTTTTGCCCACAATAAAAAGCTGATTAAAGAAATTACTGAACTTGAACACAAATCGCGCAAGCAAGACGTATTGGTCGATGACGAAGCCCTGTTTGCGTTTTATAACGAACGTCTACCCGAGCTGGTGTGGAAAGATGCGAAAGGCGGCGTTTGGGGAAGTGAAGAGGGCGGACAAACCCAGTCGGACAAGACGGTCGGACAAAACGGACAAGCAAACCAGCGCAACGCAGAGAGTGTGGCGCAAGCCACGCACGCGGATTCCAAAGATGCGTCCAACCGCGTGCGTGAACCGAGTTCACATACCCGACAAAATGTTTCAGACGATCCCAAACCCAATAAGCAGCCAGCATCTCAAAAAGGCCGTCTGAAACCTTTGCCCCTTGCCGATATCCGCACCTTTGAAGCCTGGCTCAAAACCGCCGAACGCGACAATCCGCGCTTGCTGTTCCTCAGCCGCAACGATTTGATGCAACACGCCGCCGCGCACATTACCGAAGAACAGTTCCCCAAATTCTGGCAAACCGCAGACGGCAAGTTCAAACTTTCCTACCGCTTCGAGCCGCACCATCCGCTCGACGGCGTGACCATGACCGTGCCGCTGACCGTCCTCAACCGCCTGCATGCGCCGTCACTCGAATGGCTGGTGCCTGGTATGTTGCGCGAAAAAATCCAATTGCTGATTAAAGCACTGCCGAAGCAAATCCGCCGCATTTGCGTACCTGTACCCGATTTCATCACCAAATTTCTCGAAAGCAATCCCGACTGCCAAGCGGCCATCATTCCCCAGTTGGCGCACTTTATCGCCAAAAGTGCCGGCGATATGCGGATTCTCGAGCAAATCGACCAAGACGCATGGGCGGCGCAAGAATTGCCCGAACACTGCTATCTGAATCTGCGCATTATCGACGACGGCGGACAAGAGCTTGCAGGCGGCCGCAAACTGCATGAGTTGCAACAACAACTCGGCCAAGCCGCCGCCGTCACCTTCCGCGACAACACCCAAGAATTTGAGCGCGACAACGTTACCGCATGGGACATCGGCACCCTGCCCGAATCCATCAAATTTGCCCGCGGCAAACAACAGCTCACCGGCTACCTCGGCCTGCAAAAAGAAAAAGACGGCCGCATCGCCCTGCGCCTGTTCGACACCACCGAAGCCGCCGAACAGGCACACCGTCAAGGCGTAATCGAATTGATGAAGCTGCAATTAAAAGAGCAGGTAAAAGATTTAAACAAAGGCATCCAAGGCTTCACCCAAGCCGCCATGCTGCTCAAACACATCAACGCCGACACCTTGCGCGACGACCTCACACAGGCCGTCTGTGACCGCGCCTTTATCGGCGAAGACGAGCTGCCGCGCAACGAAAAAGCCTTCAAAGAACAAATCAAACGCGCACGCAGCCGCCTGCCCGCCGTCAAAGAAGCCCTCAGCCGCTACTTGCAGGAAACCGCAGCCGCCTACGCCGAACTCAACGGCAAACTCGGCAAACATCCATTGACCCACCTCCTAAGACTACGCCTGCAAACCCTGCTTGCCCCCGGCTTTGCCACCCACACCCCGTGGGCACAATGGCCGCGCCTCCCCATCTACCTCAAAGCCATGACCCTGCGCCTCGAAAAATACAGCAGCAACCCCGCCCGCGACGCAGCCCGCGAAGCCGATATTCAAGAGCTGGAACAAATGTGGCAGGAAAAAACCGACGGCTTAGTGAAACAAGGACAGCCCGTTTCAGACGACCTCGCCGCGTTTAAATGGATGATTGAAGAATTGAGAGTGTCGCTGTTCGCACAGGAATTGAAGACGCCGTATCCGGTGTCGGTGAAGAGGTTGGGGAAGGAGTGGGAGAAAATTCCTTAG
- a CDS encoding 5'-nucleotidase has protein sequence MPSENIFRRHYKICSPFQMSNVHPYTIFATMLHKSTAKDILIMSYDLSKRLVIGLASSALFDLSESDNIFRTEGAETYRQYQREKQNHPLKKGVAFPFIKKLLSINEINPNDPPIEVILLSRNDPDTGLRVMNSIEAYGLDITRALFLQGGDPHRYIKTLSIDLFLSANEVDVRQAITAGYPAGHVLASHFEDGCLSDSELRIALDFDGVLIDDSSEKIYADQGIRSFQEYELKHSNKTHNSGPLTGFLKKLSEIQIQEKNFSVTNRQYKPKLRIAIITARNAPSHKRVINTMRSWGITVNEAFFLGGIEKRKILEVLKPHIFFDDQKIHLDSATEILPSVHIPFGIRNKHNL, from the coding sequence ATGCCGTCTGAAAACATCTTCAGACGGCATTATAAAATCTGTTCACCTTTTCAGATGAGTAATGTACACCCCTATACGATTTTTGCTACCATGCTCCATAAATCCACGGCTAAAGATATCCTTATTATGTCCTATGATTTATCGAAACGACTTGTAATCGGCTTAGCATCAAGCGCCCTATTCGACTTATCCGAATCGGATAATATATTTAGAACAGAAGGGGCAGAAACCTATAGGCAATATCAGAGAGAAAAACAAAACCACCCCTTAAAAAAAGGCGTTGCCTTTCCATTTATTAAAAAACTTCTGTCTATCAATGAAATAAACCCAAACGACCCACCGATTGAAGTTATTCTTTTATCCAGAAACGATCCGGATACCGGTTTACGGGTCATGAATTCGATAGAAGCCTATGGGCTTGATATTACACGAGCCTTATTCCTTCAAGGCGGAGACCCGCACAGATACATTAAAACACTATCGATTGATTTATTCTTATCTGCAAATGAAGTTGATGTGAGACAAGCTATCACGGCGGGCTATCCTGCCGGACACGTTTTAGCATCTCATTTCGAAGATGGTTGTCTCAGTGATTCGGAATTAAGGATTGCGTTGGATTTTGATGGTGTTCTTATTGATGATTCGTCAGAAAAAATCTATGCAGATCAAGGAATACGGTCTTTCCAAGAATATGAATTGAAACATAGTAACAAAACACATAATTCAGGACCATTAACGGGATTCCTAAAAAAATTATCAGAAATCCAAATACAGGAAAAAAACTTCTCCGTAACTAACAGGCAATACAAACCCAAATTACGTATTGCAATTATTACTGCTAGAAATGCCCCCTCCCACAAGCGTGTGATTAACACAATGCGTAGCTGGGGAATAACCGTAAATGAGGCCTTTTTTCTCGGCGGTATTGAAAAAAGAAAAATTCTTGAAGTACTCAAACCCCATATTTTCTTTGATGATCAAAAAATACATCTGGATTCTGCCACAGAAATCCTGCCTTCCGTCCATATCCCGTTCGGAATCAGAAACAAACATAATCTATAA
- a CDS encoding type IV pilin protein, producing MTDNRGFTLVELISVVLILSVLALIAYPIYSNYIEKARISAVRSALLENAHFMEKFYLQNGTFKQTSTKWPKLPIQEAEGFCIRLNGVARGALDSKFMLKAVAIDKNKEPRIIKMNENLVTFVCKGSTSSCDDGLDYFRGNDKGCTLFK from the coding sequence ATGACTGATAATCGGGGGTTTACGCTGGTTGAATTAATATCAGTAGTTTTGATATTGTCTGTACTTGCTCTAATTGCTTATCCAATCTACAGTAATTATATTGAAAAGGCTAGAATAAGTGCGGTACGCTCGGCTTTATTAGAGAATGCACATTTTATGGAAAAGTTTTATCTACAAAATGGGACATTTAAACAAACATCTACTAAGTGGCCAAAGTTACCGATTCAAGAGGCTGAGGGTTTTTGTATTCGGTTGAATGGGGTTGCGAGAGGTGCGTTGGACAGTAAGTTTATGTTGAAGGCAGTTGCCATAGATAAAAATAAAGAGCCTCGTATTATTAAGATGAATGAGAATTTGGTAACTTTTGTTTGTAAAGGATCTACCAGTTCTTGTGATGATGGATTAGATTATTTTAGGGGTAATGATAAGGGTTGTACATTATTTAAGTAG
- a CDS encoding DNA cytosine methyltransferase translates to MKAVDLFCGCGGLSEGARQAGVDILAGIDIEKKYLQTFEYNFPNALALNKNITIFEPDDLLTRLGLKQGELDFIIGGPPCQGFSKNTPISKRSRDSENNILVNYFLRYCAKILPRIIIMENVAEMKNGFDQHYTKKIEEELSKLGYKVIHGVLNAADFGVPQNRKRAFFIARRDGKSPVFPQPTHAKYGNISLNSHITVWEAISDLVETAKATIEQYKTPPQNSYQLNMREKSVVVQNHISKKLTSIQQQRINSLQPGQGIKDLPDKLRPKSGYSGAYGRLTKDMIMPTITRWVFHAGSGRWGHPTEYRLITIREAARLHSFPDKFTFIGSYTEQAGQVGNSVPPLLAKAIVEAQLN, encoded by the coding sequence ATGAAAGCAGTAGATTTATTCTGTGGTTGTGGTGGTTTATCAGAGGGTGCTAGGCAAGCTGGTGTTGATATTTTGGCAGGAATTGATATAGAGAAAAAATATCTTCAAACGTTTGAATATAATTTCCCTAACGCATTGGCTTTAAATAAAAATATTACAATATTTGAACCAGATGATTTATTGACTAGACTAGGCTTAAAACAAGGTGAGTTAGACTTTATAATAGGTGGGCCACCTTGCCAAGGATTCTCTAAGAATACACCTATATCAAAAAGAAGTAGAGATAGCGAAAATAATATTTTAGTTAATTATTTTCTAAGATATTGTGCAAAAATCTTACCAAGAATCATCATAATGGAAAATGTAGCAGAGATGAAAAATGGATTTGATCAGCACTATACCAAAAAGATAGAAGAGGAATTAAGTAAATTAGGGTATAAAGTGATTCATGGAGTTTTAAATGCGGCTGATTTTGGTGTACCTCAAAATAGAAAACGAGCTTTTTTTATTGCAAGGCGAGATGGAAAATCTCCCGTATTTCCACAACCCACCCATGCAAAGTACGGAAATATATCCTTAAATAGTCATATTACGGTTTGGGAGGCGATCAGTGATTTAGTTGAAACAGCTAAGGCCACAATTGAACAATATAAAACCCCCCCACAAAATTCTTACCAGCTAAATATGCGAGAAAAATCAGTAGTAGTGCAAAATCATATTAGTAAGAAACTAACCTCTATACAGCAACAAAGAATTAATTCATTACAACCAGGACAGGGAATAAAAGATTTACCCGATAAGCTACGCCCCAAAAGTGGTTATAGTGGAGCTTATGGAAGACTAACAAAGGATATGATCATGCCAACAATTACGCGTTGGGTTTTTCATGCTGGGTCAGGGCGATGGGGACACCCGACTGAGTATAGACTCATTACAATCCGAGAAGCAGCAAGGCTACATAGCTTCCCTGATAAATTTACATTTATTGGTTCATACACTGAGCAAGCAGGGCAGGTTGGGAATTCCGTCCCTCCCTTGCTTGCCAAAGCTATTGTTGAAGCACAATTAAATTGA
- a CDS encoding helix-turn-helix domain-containing protein has protein sequence MENLLQKFGLHLASIRQEKGLSQEQLAETSGLHRTYISSLERGKRNPTIVTLSALSNALNISLSELIDF, from the coding sequence ATGGAAAATTTACTTCAAAAATTTGGTTTACATCTGGCAAGTATTCGTCAAGAAAAAGGTTTATCTCAAGAACAATTGGCGGAAACGTCAGGACTACATCGTACCTACATCAGTTCATTAGAACGTGGGAAACGGAATCCAACAATTGTTACATTGAGTGCACTTAGTAATGCATTAAATATATCGTTGTCTGAGTTAATTGACTTTTAA